DNA from Asticcacaulis excentricus:
CGTTGGTCGGCTGGAAGGTAACGCTGGTATTGGCGATCATCCACACCGTTGCGGCCCAGGCGGCGACATTTTGGCTCATCTTCTTCGGGTCGATGCGGTCCAGTGTATCGTCTGCTGTGTGGTGGACATCGAAATAGTCCGTGCCATCCTGTTGCAGGTCGAAGATCGGCACACCCTTCGCGTTCAGCGGACTGGTGTCCGGGCCGCCGCCCGTTGCCGGATCACGCTCGATGAAAATGCCCAGAGGGTAGAGAATTTTGCCCAAGGTCTTGTTGAAATCGGGGGCGTCACTTTTGGGCAGGGCCAGTGAATAGATCACGTCCGCCCCGAAATCGGACTCGGCGGCGGCGATGTGCTTGTCCTTATCCGACGATTTAGCGTAGGCCACCGCCCCGGACAGCCCCAGATCCCCCGGCTGCGAGACCTCTTCGGAGCCCCAGAAAACCACGCGCACCGTGCGTTCCGGACGCAGCTTGTGGTCAATCATCAGCTTTGCTGTAGCCATGGTGATCGCCACACCAGCGCCGTCATCAATAGCCCCGGTGCCGAGGTCCCAGCTATCGAGGTGACCGCCTATGGTGATAATCTCTTCCGGACGCTTGGAACCCTTGATCTCAGCGATGACGTTTTGTGACTGACCGCCGGTACGAACCGTGGGTGTTGAAAGCATTTTAAGGCGCAGCGGACCGGCTTCCCCCGCGCGTTGTAACTTCAGCAGACGCTCGAACTGTTCGGCATCCGGCGGCGACATGGCCAGAGCCGGCAGGCCGTCTAAACCGGTAAAGCGTGTGGCACCGGTGTGGGCGAAGCGATGATCCTCGGTGCCCAGCGAACGCATGACATACCCGACGGCACCGCGCTTCTTGGCCTCTTCCGGCCCACTGCGGCGCACCGAACCGGAATTGACGCCGTAGCCCTGCCCCGTCTGAGTGCGCACAGTGGGTTGCAGAATGACGACGATCTTGCCGGTCAGGTCTGCCTTGGAGTCGATAAATTCAGCGTAGGTTTCAAACAGGGCCGCCTCGCCCTCTACCCCCTCGGCTGGCGTCGCGCCAGAACCACCCAGCGCCGTCACCACCATCTTCTGCGCGAAGGGACCGGTGATTTCGAGGCTTTCGGCCCCGCGTTGCCAGATGACCAGCGGGAAGGTTTCGATGCGGACATTCTCAAAGCCCATTTTTTTCAGCTCGGCCGCCGACCATTCGGCCGCCTTGCGCTCGGACTCCGAGCCTGCCGGACGCGCGCCGAAGCGCGTCGTCAATTGCGCGACGAACTCATAGGCACCGTTTGATTGCAGCGCGGCGTCACGCAGGCGCGCAGCGGTGACTTCGGACGCTTCGGCCACCGCTGCCGCCGGGGCCACAGACTTGGCCTTCGGCTTGGCGAGGGCCGGGGTGGTCCCGCAAGCCAGCGCGGCGGTGACGAGAAGAAGGGCCTTGAGGTTCATGATCAATCCTGAGTAACGAGTTCTTCAAAACGGGCGTCGGGGAAGCGTTCGCGGGCCTTTTCGACCACGGCGGGCAGGCCGTCGAGCAAGGCCTGAAACGCCTCATCGAGGGCCTCGCGATTGCGCCCCCGGATGACGAGTTGCGTGCCGAACTCATCGGGGAAGATGCCGAAGGGATAGGAGCCCAGCGACAGATCGGGATAGTGTTTGTCGAGCGCGCTGAGAATGTCCGCGGCGAGGCTTTCGGGCACGTAGGTCGCCTTGACGGTGCGCGCCTGAACCTGTTCGCCCTGACGCAGGCGCGGGGCCACATCATTGAGCATACCGACCATGATGCGCGGCACCCCGGCCATGACGAAGACGTTTTCGATCTGGAAGCCCGGCGCACCCGACACCGGATTAAGGATCAGCGACGCCCCTTGCGGAATGCGCGCCATGCGGCGGCTGTTGGCATTGAGCAGGCGCGCGTCGCCGCCATAGCGATCGAGCAATATCTTCAATGCGTCCTCACGCTCGGCAATCGTCACGCCAAAGGCCTGCGCCACGCAGTCGGCGGTGATATCATCGTGCGTCGGCCCGATGCCGCCGGTGGTAAAGACGTAATCCACGGCGCTACGCAGTTCGTTGAGCGTCCGCACAATCTGCGCCGCATCGTCGTGGATTATGCGCACCTCAATCAGATCGATGCCCAATGCGCCCAGGAATTTGGCCAGCGTATTGACATTGGTGTCCTGTGTGCGGCCCGACAGGATTTCATCGCCGATAATGATAACAGCGGCGGTGGGATTTTCTGTACTGACCGTCATGAGGCAGGCTCCTTATCACGACCCTGAACATTAGAGCGATGTGCGGAAAAGTGTGAGCGGTTTTCCGCAAAAACATCGCGACAAAACAAAAATTTAGAGCGAAATGTCGATCCCTCTTAAAGTCCTTTCGCTCTAGCCCCCGGAACCGCTCATGCCATTCGCGCACAGACTTACTCAAGGCCGTCTGGTAACGAGATACAAACGATTCTTCGCCGATGTCGAACTGGATACGGGTGCAACCGTCGTAAGCCATTGTCCCAATCCCGGCAAGATGCTGGGGCTACTGAGACCGGGCACACCTGCGCTTTTGACCGAAATAAGTGACCCTACGAAAAAGCTGCGCTGGCGGCTGGAGGCCCTGCGCGAAGGCGATACCTGGGTCGGGGTGAATACGCAGTGGCCCAACCGCCTGATCGGCGACCTGATAAGGGATCAGCAGGTGCCGGAGCTGCGCGGCTATGCCAGCCAGCGTCCGGAGGTCCGCTACGGGCACAATTCGCGCATAGACTGGCTGTTGCAAGGACACACTCAGCAGGCAGAGGCGTGGGTCGAGATCAAGAACGTCCACTATAGCCGCGTTCCCGGTCTGGCGGAATTTCCCGACAGCGTGACCGAACGCGGCGCAAAACATCTCATGGAACTGATCGGGCGCGTAGAGGCCGGCGCGCGCGCCGTGGTGGTCTTTTGCGTACAACGCGACGATGTGTTTCGGTTTGATGTGGCGCGTGACCTCGATCCGGTCTTCGGCCGGGCCTATGCGGCCGCGCGTGAGGCCGGGGTCGCATTTCTGGCCCACGCCTTTCGCGTCACCCCCGACGGCATTACCCACAGCCACGCGCTGAAGATAGAGGGTTAGGCCTCTTTGGCCTTATCGACGCGCCCACCCAGTTGCACAACGGCCAGAAGCGCCGGCATCAGCGCCGCTTCGTTACCGGAAACCGCGAAGTAGATCGGCTTCCAGACCGGCTTGAACTTTTCCTTATAGGCGCGAAGACCGTCGAAATTGTACATCTCACCGCCATAGGCGTAGATCAGGGCCGCGATCTTGTTCCACATGGGGCTTAAGGGACGCGCCTCCAGCCCGCCCAGCGGGGCCATGCCGAGGCTGAACCACTGATAGCCTTCGTCGCGGGCGTAAAAGATCAGCCGCAGGAACAAATATTCCATGATATTGGGCGGGGCCTCCGGTGCGTAGCGCATCAGGTCGAGGCTGAGCGAGGTCCGGCCTTCGGCGGCCCACAGATTGGCAAAGGCCATGATTTCACCGCCGATGCGGATGACGGCGATCGGCGTCAGGCGAATATAGTCCGGATCAAAATAGCCCAGAGAATAGCCCTTCTCCTTGCCCTTCTTTTCTTCCAGCCAGGCGGCAGAAATGGCTTTCAGGCGCGGCAGATGGGTCTCCACCGCTTCGGGATGCAGCACTTCGAACTGGGCTTCGGCCTGTTCAAACTTGCGCCACACCTGCCGGAAGCCGTAGCCTTTTTTCCCGGCCAGATCGAAGCTTTGCACGGGCACCAGCGCCTCTTCGCCGATCTTGAAGGGCCTGAGCCCCAGATCAATGGCCAAAGGCAGGAACTCCGCCGTTACGCGGTAGATGGACAGCTTGGCATTGGCCAGTGCCGCCATTTCCTTCAACCGCCAGCCCAGCTTTTCCACCTCTTCCGGCGGGCCGACGGGGGCGGACAGGACCACCCAGTTGCGACCCGCGACACCATACATGGCAAAGGCCGTGCGCGCCTCATTCCACAGGATATGCTTGTCGCCGGTGAGCGCCAGCCAGGCCTGCGGGTCCCGCGCCAGCGAAACCACCCCGCGCAGATCTTCCATATCCTCATCATCAGGCAGGTCCGGCGTGGCGCGCGCCAGCCCGAACAGGCGATAAAGGGCAAACAAGGCCACCGTAATGGCGATGACCACCAGACCGCGCAGGAAGCGCGAGACGCTGGCCTCATAGGCGAAGCGCTGCCACAGCTCATGGGCATAGGGGGTGCGCTCATAGAAGTAGAAGCCCACTGTGGCCACAAGGATCAGCACAGTCGCCGTCACCAGCAGCCAGATCGGCTTCAGCGTTAGCGTCATCAGGCGTGAGCGGCGGTTAAAGGCGCGCTTGCACGGCAAGAGCAGCAGAGCGCAGACCACCATCACCTCGGCTACGCCGAAGGCCAGTTCGCGCGTCATCGACAGGATGGCCCCTGCGACCAGCAGACCCAGCGCCATGTACCAGGCCGAATCCAGCCGCTCCCACAGGCCGCGCGCCGCAAACAGCAGCAACACCCCGGTGGCGACACCGGCAACGTGCGACAGTTCCACCACCTCAAGCGGCAGCCACTGACGCACAAACGGCATGGCTTCGGGATCAATAGGCGACAGCACCGAAGCCAGCAGGAAGGTGCCGGCCAGCATCATCAATACCGCCATGATCTTGGGCACGGCGACGATGGCCATGTCGAGCACAAGGGCTTTGATGTCTTTGTGATGCTTCATACCCCTCACCTTACACGGCGCGGGGATTCGCTAAAATCGTTTTCGCGGCTTAATACCGTTGTTACCCCGCCTTACGGCACCAGGCGTCCTGAATAGCCAACTGGTTACACAAACGCTC
Protein-coding regions in this window:
- a CDS encoding M20/M25/M40 family metallo-hydrolase; the encoded protein is MNLKALLLVTAALACGTTPALAKPKAKSVAPAAAVAEASEVTAARLRDAALQSNGAYEFVAQLTTRFGARPAGSESERKAAEWSAAELKKMGFENVRIETFPLVIWQRGAESLEITGPFAQKMVVTALGGSGATPAEGVEGEAALFETYAEFIDSKADLTGKIVVILQPTVRTQTGQGYGVNSGSVRRSGPEEAKKRGAVGYVMRSLGTEDHRFAHTGATRFTGLDGLPALAMSPPDAEQFERLLKLQRAGEAGPLRLKMLSTPTVRTGGQSQNVIAEIKGSKRPEEIITIGGHLDSWDLGTGAIDDGAGVAITMATAKLMIDHKLRPERTVRVVFWGSEEVSQPGDLGLSGAVAYAKSSDKDKHIAAAESDFGADVIYSLALPKSDAPDFNKTLGKILYPLGIFIERDPATGGGPDTSPLNAKGVPIFDLQQDGTDYFDVHHTADDTLDRIDPKKMSQNVAAWAATVWMIANTSVTFQPTNGK
- the sfsA gene encoding DNA/RNA nuclease SfsA; this translates as MPFAHRLTQGRLVTRYKRFFADVELDTGATVVSHCPNPGKMLGLLRPGTPALLTEISDPTKKLRWRLEALREGDTWVGVNTQWPNRLIGDLIRDQQVPELRGYASQRPEVRYGHNSRIDWLLQGHTQQAEAWVEIKNVHYSRVPGLAEFPDSVTERGAKHLMELIGRVEAGARAVVVFCVQRDDVFRFDVARDLDPVFGRAYAAAREAGVAFLAHAFRVTPDGITHSHALKIEG
- a CDS encoding competence/damage-inducible protein A codes for the protein MTVSTENPTAAVIIIGDEILSGRTQDTNVNTLAKFLGALGIDLIEVRIIHDDAAQIVRTLNELRSAVDYVFTTGGIGPTHDDITADCVAQAFGVTIAEREDALKILLDRYGGDARLLNANSRRMARIPQGASLILNPVSGAPGFQIENVFVMAGVPRIMVGMLNDVAPRLRQGEQVQARTVKATYVPESLAADILSALDKHYPDLSLGSYPFGIFPDEFGTQLVIRGRNREALDEAFQALLDGLPAVVEKARERFPDARFEELVTQD
- a CDS encoding phosphatidylglycerol lysyltransferase domain-containing protein; the protein is MKHHKDIKALVLDMAIVAVPKIMAVLMMLAGTFLLASVLSPIDPEAMPFVRQWLPLEVVELSHVAGVATGVLLLFAARGLWERLDSAWYMALGLLVAGAILSMTRELAFGVAEVMVVCALLLLPCKRAFNRRSRLMTLTLKPIWLLVTATVLILVATVGFYFYERTPYAHELWQRFAYEASVSRFLRGLVVIAITVALFALYRLFGLARATPDLPDDEDMEDLRGVVSLARDPQAWLALTGDKHILWNEARTAFAMYGVAGRNWVVLSAPVGPPEEVEKLGWRLKEMAALANAKLSIYRVTAEFLPLAIDLGLRPFKIGEEALVPVQSFDLAGKKGYGFRQVWRKFEQAEAQFEVLHPEAVETHLPRLKAISAAWLEEKKGKEKGYSLGYFDPDYIRLTPIAVIRIGGEIMAFANLWAAEGRTSLSLDLMRYAPEAPPNIMEYLFLRLIFYARDEGYQWFSLGMAPLGGLEARPLSPMWNKIAALIYAYGGEMYNFDGLRAYKEKFKPVWKPIYFAVSGNEAALMPALLAVVQLGGRVDKAKEA